One Brassica oleracea var. oleracea cultivar TO1000 chromosome C7, BOL, whole genome shotgun sequence genomic window carries:
- the LOC106304161 gene encoding uncharacterized protein LOC106304161: MITVAIAAELLEEYTLALARITATLLPPPSTSRRRRVRAPTSRGQADSSLPHSDVSSSCAPNYAAFLLNF, from the coding sequence ATGATAACAGTAGCTATTGCCGCTGAGTTGCTTGAAGAATACACGTTGGCGCTAGCTCGCATCACCGCCACACTCCTCCCTCCACCATCAACAAGTCGCCGTCGAAGGGTGCGGGCTCCCACTAGCCGTGGCCAAGCTGATTCTTCCTTGCCTCATAGCGACGTCTCATCATCTTGCGCTCCAAACTACGCCGCTTTTCTCTTGAATTTCTGA